The Chloracidobacterium sp. genome contains the following window.
TTAAAGCTCTCTAAACAAAAAAACACGGAAGGGTTCAATTTCTTGAATCACCTTCCGCGTTCCTTCAGTTGAATTGAAGCCGACCGCTCTCAGTGTGCCGTCAAAGAGCAGTGGAGATTATCGCCGCCCGGCACGACGGGTGCCGTGTAATTATCGTAGTTGATCTTGTCATTCCCGGTTGAGAACGCATAGATATCAAAACCGTAGGCATCAAGAAAGTCCGTGATCTCCTGCGTTCGGTCCATATAGATCGCCTCGGTAAACCCGAGTTCACCGCGAATTTGGATAAGTCGCTCGATGACTTCCAACGGTGCAAAACATTGATCCGGATCCTTGAATGTAGCCATATACCCTCGCTTGTGATACCTGCCATCAGGTAACGGACAACTCTTTAGATAACGATCTGCACCTAAAGGTTGTTCACAGAATTTAGAGCTTTTTGTAAATATGGTATTAATAGACAAGTCGTGAATTTTATTGAATTTTCGAAGCACTTCGAATATAGTTAGGGTGAATCTTCCCCAAGGAGAAAATTATGATGAAGATCGCATTTCGAGTTTTCTGTGTAGGTATTCTGACGGTTATGTCGCTGACCGTCGGATTTTCGCAGACCGACCGTGAGCTTGCGACCGCCGCAGCGGGCGACAAATATGTCATTTCGGCAAAAGCCGGCGGCGTTAATTTTGTCGAGGGTGCTGTTGGGATCGTCAGGAAAGCAGGTCGAAGCGGGCTATTACTGAAGCGGGACGAGATCTTGGTCGGTGACCGGGTTTCAACCGGATCAGATGGAAAAGCAGAGATTTTGTTAAATCCTGGCTCGTATATGCGTATAGGCCCAAATTCGTCATTCGAATTTACGACCGTTTCACTTGATGACCTCCGGATACGGCTCGACAGCGGGTCCGCGATATTTGAGGTATTTGCGGCAGATGAGTTTAGGGTAACTGTCAATACTCCAAAGACGAAGGTCAACCTAATGCAGACCGGCGTATATCGTATCGATGTCAACGTTGACGGCGGAGCGAAGGTCGCCGTTTGGGAGGGCCAGGCGCAGCTTGGGGATTCGACCGCCGGGATTATTAAAAAGGGTCGTCAAGCAACCGTAACCAAGGGAGTTGCCCGTATAGCTAAGTTTGATCGCGGTGAGCGTGACCCTTTCGAACAATGGAGCCGCAACCGAGCAAAAGAGTTGGCAAAGAATGTCGCGAAGCTGAGAAATCGCGGAATGCGTAACGCACTGATGGCGTCACATATGAACGGAGGTTGGGGACTCTATAATTCCTTCGGATTGTGGGTTTACGATTCTATGTTCGGTTCGTCCTGCTTTTTGCCATTCGGATATGGATGGGGATCGCCGTACGGATGGGGATTTGGGAACTCGATATGGTACTACCACATTCCGATATGGACTCCGCCGGTAATTGTGAATAACACCCCGACCGTCACGCCTATTGTTACGGCCGGAAACCGTCTTCCCACGCCGCCGTTTGTTCGACTTCAGCAAAACGGAGGCGGATTTTCGGGCGGTGGACGCATCATTCAGGATTCGGGAGTAGGTTCGTCGCCGGATTACACAGGATCGCGAGGCGGCAGTTCCGGATCGACCTACGTTCCTCCACCACCTCCGCCGCCACCTGTAAATACGGGTGCACGCACGAGGCCTAACTGATCTGACACGATCAATAACAAGAGGAGCCGAACGGCTCCTCTTGTTATTTTATCAACCAGAAAAATATTCCGCTCGGGTCGATCGAGGGTGGGTTCGCTGTGTTGGTCTCGATCAGGATCATCAC
Protein-coding sequences here:
- a CDS encoding FecR domain-containing protein translates to MMKIAFRVFCVGILTVMSLTVGFSQTDRELATAAAGDKYVISAKAGGVNFVEGAVGIVRKAGRSGLLLKRDEILVGDRVSTGSDGKAEILLNPGSYMRIGPNSSFEFTTVSLDDLRIRLDSGSAIFEVFAADEFRVTVNTPKTKVNLMQTGVYRIDVNVDGGAKVAVWEGQAQLGDSTAGIIKKGRQATVTKGVARIAKFDRGERDPFEQWSRNRAKELAKNVAKLRNRGMRNALMASHMNGGWGLYNSFGLWVYDSMFGSSCFLPFGYGWGSPYGWGFGNSIWYYHIPIWTPPVIVNNTPTVTPIVTAGNRLPTPPFVRLQQNGGGFSGGGRIIQDSGVGSSPDYTGSRGGSSGSTYVPPPPPPPPVNTGARTRPN